Part of the Sulfobacillus acidophilus DSM 10332 genome, TACCTCCCTTGAACCCGAAGACTTCATTACCCCGGATCAGGGAGAAGTTTATCCTATTGTATATACAGCTGCAACTACCGAATGACATCAATGCCGGCTCGTTTTAGGGCATCGAGCGCTTGCGTCAAATCGGTCAGGTGAAGATATTCGACCGTATGCATGTGAAATCCGTCGGTTAAGGAGGAGAGCAAGGTCGCCTGGGCCCGGTCGACTTCCCGCAAAAACATTTCCACATCTTTGCGAGAGCGGAGTTCCAGCGCGCCGGACAATTCCCCATATAAGGGGTGTTCCACCATGACGTTTTTTACGACCAACCCGTGATCGATTAACGTATAGAGTTCCGTCGCGGTCTTGTCCGGGGGATGCCGAACCGAGAGGACCGCTTTTTGATGGGAATGAGGATGGGGATTTAATAAGTAGCCGCGCGGGGTGGACAAAATAGGGGTTCCGGACGCCCGCAAAATCGCGATTTCGTGGACCACGACCTGTCGGGTGACGCCGACTTGGCGCGCCAAATCCTCCCCCCGGATAGGTTCCGGTACGTGTTGCAACAAGTCGAGAATCCGCGCTTGACGTTCTTGCCGTTCATGCATCGGCATCATCCTCCAACGTGTCGAGATGCTGGGCGAGTGGCGTGGGCAACTGGTCGATGGTGGCAAGATTATGGTCGATCCAATATTGCCGGATCCCGTCCGGACCCTTTTGTTCGGCCCAACGGGCGAGTGTATTCCGAGGACCTTGATACGTCATGAGGGGCACACCGTAGCCACACGAGGTTTGAACTTGGGAAATCCGAACGGTAATGATTTGGCGTATTCCCGGCCAATTCGGGAACCGGCTTATCCAGGTCACCCATTCGGGATGATCGGGTAAAATCACGGATCCTTGACCAAAAATCCGCAAAATGAGGGGAGGACCTTCAAAAGCACAAAACATCAGGGTAATGCGGCCATTTTCGGTCACATGGCCGCTGGTCTCGTTCCCGCTACCCGTCAGATCGAGATATGCCACGGTGTTGGGGGTGATCACCCGGAAACTGTCATACCCTTTCGGCGAAAGGTTGATATGGCCGTCTGCACTTAAAGGCGCCGTCGCGACAAAAAATACCGGCTGCCGCGATATAAAGGATTCCAGTTGAGGCGTCAGTTCCGGATAAAATTGGGCCATCAGGAATTCCCCTCTCTAGGGTACCGCTTTCCTATATTGTGCCATACCGGCTCTTGTATTTCAGCGGCGTTAGCTGTATATACAACAGTAAAAACACAGGAGGGGTTGCGGGGTGGATATGCCCTGGATGTGGGAGCGGATCGTCCGATGGGGACTGGAAGAAGACGTCGGGCATGGCGACGTGACCAGTTGGACCATTTTTGAGGCGGAGCATTGGGGGCGAATTGCGTTTATGGCTCGTGAAGCCCTTGTCGTCGCCGGATTGCCTGCGATGCCGGCGATATGCCGGGTCCTCCCCGAATTGACGGTCGAGTTGGCCGTCAATGACGGCCAACGGGTGGCCCCTGGTACGGCGCTAGCGTGGTTAGCCGGCCCGACTCGCACGGTTTTGGCGGCCGAGAGGGTTCTGGTGAACATTTTACAAAAGCTTTCCGGGATCGCGACCATGACCCGCCGTGTGACTGAGCGACTGGAGGATCTGCCGACACGGGTGCTGGATACCCGGAAAACAACCCCTGGATGGCGTGATTTAGAGAAGTACGCTGTGCGTCAAGGCGGCGGCGTCAATCATCGGGCCGGGTTAGACGGCGGTATTTTGATCAAGGATAATCATATTGCGGCCGCCGGCGGTATTTGGCCGGCCGTTCAAAAAGCGCGCGAGAAAGTGGGACCGCTGGTCGCCATCGAAGTGGAAATAGACCGCCTCGATCAACTGGACGAAGCGCTTAGTGCCTCTCCCCAAGCGATTTTGTTGGATAACATGCCGATACCGGACATGGCCGAAGCGGTCCGGATCGTGAACCGACGCGTGTTTTTGGAAGCCAGCGGCAATATCCGTCTGGATAACGTACGGGCGATCGCGGAAACCGGTGTCGACGGCGTGTCGCTCGGTTGGCTGACCCATTCGAGTCCAGCGGTCGATATCGGTGCCGATTGGCGGGAGGGCGTATGACCCCACCGGTCTTGATAGTGGGGGCCGGAGTCGCCGGGTTAACGGCGGCCCTTTATTCGGCGCGCCAAGGTTTTCCGGTGATCCTGGTCGCCGCGGGCCCGGGCGAAACGACGAATACCTATCGGGCACAGGGGGGCGTCGCCGTCGCACTCTGGCCGGATAACCCCGCCGATCATGCGGAGGACACGTTGGTCGCGGCCCGTGGCCTCGCCCATGCCGAGGCGGTACGATTGTTGACCGAACAAGCCGCCATTGCGGTTCGGGAGATGTTTGAAAACGCCGTGTTCGAAGGAACCCCGGAACATCCCGTTCGCGGCCTGGAAGCCGGTCATTCCCGTCCGCGCATCCTTCATGCGCCGGATGGCTACACCGGACAGGCCATTTTACGCTATCTGGAAAGCCAAGTGGCGGGTGAACCGCGCATTCGCCGGGTGTCGGGTCGGGTGGCGAGCCTCATAACCCGAGGCGATCGGGTGGTCGGCCTCCAATTGGCATCGAGTGAAGAGATACTGGGCCACGCGGTGATTTTGGCGACCGGAGGCTATGCCGGGCTCTATCCATTGAGTACCAATCCCTCGTCCGCCCGGGGCGAGGGACTGTGGTTAGCCTATCAGGTGGGCGCGACTTTGCAAGATCTGGAATTCGTCCAATTTCATCCCACCGTCTTATCCGAAGAACGACGCCCTCCCCTATTATTAACCGAAGCCTTGAGGGGCGCCGGTGCCTGGATTGTCAACCAATCCGGCACGCGCGTTTTACGGGACCATCCGTTAGGGGAGCTTGCCCCGCGTGATGAAGTGGCCCGAGCCGTCCATCAAGCGGAACCGGCCTATCTCACCCTAGAGCCGGTCGGCGATGCAGCCTATCGGCAATTTCCCAAATTAGCCCATGCACTTCGCGAAAGGGGCTTTGATTTGGTCCGGGATTGGCTCCCGATTATTCCCGGGGCGCACTTTACGATGGGCGGTATACGGACGGACCTGACCGGATGGACGGGGGTGCCGGGGTTATGGGCGGTAGGCGAAGTAGCGGTCACCGGCATCCATGGCGCCAATCGTCTCGCCTCCAATTCGTTATTGGAAGGACTGGTGTTTGGTCGCCGGGCAGCCTACGCGGTCGCCGATGTGACGCCACCCAGCCCCCATAGTCCGCAGACGACTCCCGAGGCTCCGGAAGGCTTTTGGCGGGTGACGAATCGTGCCCAAGAGGTTTTGGCCCGCGTTTTGGGCGTTGTGCGGCGGGAATCCGATTTACGCCTGGCGCTTGACGAACCATGGGAACCGGGCCGGTTTTTCAGCGACTGGTTGGTCACCCGAATGTTAGAAGCGGCCCTCGCCCGTCGCGAAAGTCGAGGGGCGCACTATCGCGAGGAATGTTCCGGGCCCCATGAGGAGTTTCGGGGCCATTTTTGTCATCAACAGGGTCAGCCGATGGTTTTCAGACGGTGCGACCAAGAGTCCAAACGGAAGGAGTGCTTAACATGACGGTGAAAGAAACGGTGGAGGCGATTGACGACCTGAAACGACGCCAAGATGCGGTTATCGTGGCGCACAATTATCAACCGGGGCCCATTCAGGATATCGCCGATTTTGTGGGCGACAGTTTAGCCATGGCCCGTTGGGCGCAGAAAATCCCGGCGAAAACCCTGATCATCGCCGGGGTCTATTTTATGGCAGAAACTGCGGCCATCGCCTGTCCCGACAAAGAGGTGTTGATTCCTAATCCGGAGGCGGGTTGTTCGCTGGCGGAGTCGATTTCACCCGAGGAATTAATGGCGTGGAAAGCCGATCATCCGGATGCGGTGGTGGTGTCGTATGTTAATACCTCGGCGGCAGTCAAGGCCCTGTCGGATTATTGTTGTACCTCGTCCAATGCGGTAGCGGTGGTCAACGCGATTGACCCGGAACGGGAGATTTTATTTTTGCCGGACTTCTTTTTGGGTTCTCATGTCATTCGCCAAACCGGTCGCCACAATATTCAATTATGGCCGGGCGAATGCCACGTGCATGCCACGATTGATCCCGATCAATTACACGATAAAATGAGGCGATTTCCCGATGCCGAACTCTTGATTCACCCCGAGTGCGGGTGTACGACGAAAGCATTGGCAATTCCTCCGGACGGGATCCGAGCACACGTACTGTCGACGGACGGGATGTTGGTGCATGCCCGAAAGGCTGACGGCCGACGATTTGTGGTAGCGACCGAGATCGGCCTTTTGCATCGCTTACAGAAAGAAAATCCCGATAAGGAGTTTATCGCGGCCGAAGCCGAAGCCCGTTGTCCATTTATGAACATGATCACGCTGGATCATATTTATCGGGCATTATCTGATCATATCTATCGGGTGGAGATTGATCCGGATATTCGCCGGCGCGCTTGGCAGGCGATCGATCGGATGTTGGCGATTGGGTAACGAGAGAACGGGAGGGATGGGGGCGGATGGACCAGGCCAGCCTGGCTCGTCGCATCGAGGGGAGTTTGATTGACGGTACGCTCGCTATCATCGATATATTAAACCGTTTAGATCCGGCGGTGAAACGGGCAGCCAGGACGATAGGGGGAGGGGTAGCGATTGCGGGGGGACCCGGCTCCCCTCTAAGCTTCGTGGTTGGGTTGGGACTCCACCGGCCCTTCACCGAAGAGGATATGGACGCGATTGAGACCTTTGACGAAACATATGATGCCGGGCTGACCATTCGGACGACGCCTTTTAGTCAAGATCGCGTGGAGCGGTTGGCGAGTGAGCGGGGGTATCGATTAGAGGAACGAATCGCGGTGTGGTATTTGTCGCTGACGGATTGGCGGAGTGCCTGGGATCGGCCGGATGAGCGTGTGCGGCCGGCCGGGACAGACGAAGAGGCTATGTGGGCGATGGTGGTGGAGCAAGGATTCCGGAACCGGACCGATCGCTTGCCGGACGCGGATCTTCTTCTAAGCCGGGCGTTTTTTCGCATGGCCGGCGGGGTTCCGGTCATAGCCGAAGTAGAGGGGCAACCGGCGGGCGGCGGCATGTTGGCCGTGTCGGGCCAAGAATCCGCCTTATTTGCAGGGAGTGTTCACCCGGCATTCCGCGGGCGTCGGTTACAGCCCGCGCTGATCGACTGGCGTTTGCGTTTGGCGCAAAAACAAGGATGTCGTTGGGCCACGGTGGAGACCGTCCCCGACTCCATTTCGGCACGGAATGTGGAGCAGTCGGGTTTTCGGTTAGTCTATCACGTAGCTCTATGGCGAAAACCCTCATCCTCCGATAGCCGGAAATAGGACCCAAATGGTATAATAACTTTTGTTTTAAAAGCCACTAGGGATTTTAGGGACTGCATTCAGCCACAGGAATGGCACGAACCCGGGGATTAGGCCGCGGGCTCGTACTTTTTCTTTGGCCGGGCGTCCGAAGGAGGATGAGCGTGATGACATCACGTGCCAAAACGTGGATTGTGGTCTCCATTATGCTGGCCATGATGTTAACGGCGCTCGATATGACGATCGTCGGAACGGCCATGCCCAGCATCGTATCTGATCTTCATGGAGTCTCGATTTACAGTTGGGTGTTTTCGGCCTATCTCTTGACGTCGACTACCCCCATCCCTATCTATGGAAAATTGGCGGATATGCTTGGCCGTAAGCGCGTATTTATGGTGGGTACGGGCCTTTTTATGATCGGTTCCGCGCTTGCCGGCGTCTCCCAGTCCATGCCGGAACTCATTCTATTTCGGGCATTACAAGGCTTGGGGGCGGCTGGCGTGTTACCGGTAGCCCTAACCATTGTGGGCGATATTTTTACGCTGGAACAACGGGGACGCGTCCAAGGGCTATTTTCCGGGGTGTGGGCCTTGTCGGCGGTCATTGGCCCACTCACCGGGGCGGCCATTGTCGAACACGTGTCTTGGCGTTGGGTCTTTTACATTAACGTGCCCTTAGGGATTTTGGTGATGCTCATTTTATGGTTGGCGTTTCACGAACAAGTGGAAAGTCACGGGCATGCGATCGATTATCCCGGTACCGTTATTCTGACCGCAGGCGTAACGCTCGTTTTGCTGGGGTTACTCGATACGGGCACGACCCGCGAGATATTATTGGGAATTGCTCTTGTCACGCTGGTGGGTTTCGTATTTTGGGAGCAACACTTTTCGGAACCGGTTTTGCCGCTGAGTATTTTCCGGCATCGCATGATCCTCTTAGGCAATATCATGAACTTTTTTGGCGGCATTATCATGTTTGGGCTGATTTCCTATATGCCTTTATTTGTTCAAGGGGTTCAGGGGCAATCGCCCACCGTGTCGGGCCAAGCGATTACCCCCATGATGATTGGGTGGCCGTTGGCCGCGCTTAGCATAGGATCGTTAATCAAAAAAGTGGGCTATCGGGTTCTGGGGATTTTGGGCGGAACGCTCGTCATGTTGGGTACGGCCTGGCTGGGGCTTGTCGGTGACCGGACGACACTCGTGTTAGTCGGCTCGATGCTGGCGATTGGCGCAGGGCTCGGATTTTCACTGACCAGCCTTTTAATCGGGGTCCAAAACGCGGTGCCCTGGAATCTTCGCGGCGTGGTAACCGGGTCGACCCAGTTCTTTCGGAATATTGGCGGGGCCATCGGGGTGGCAATTTTAGCCGCGGTATTTAACGAGGGCCTTTCACGGGCCATTAGCCGGGCTCCCCGATTACATGGATTGAATACCGCGTCGGTTACCGAAACGCTTTTGGTGCCGCGGCTTCGCGATCGGTTGGCACCCACCTTACATCAGTTGTTGTTGAGCACTTTGAACCACGGATTGGCAGCCGTCTTTCTCACCATTTTTGGTATTGGCGTGCTGGCGTTTGTGACCATGCTGGCCCTACCGGCCAAGCCTCGTGCGTGGGATCAGGAAGCTGAAACCGCGCCGACCGAGGAAGTGGGCTAACCCATAACACCCATAACAGCTGAAACCGCGGTTATCCGTTCTTGTTAAAACAGGGCGGGACCGCGGTTTTTGCCGGATGGGGGTTCTGATGGCGAAAGTGTGATCCTATTTAGGTAGGACCAAAATGCCGAACGTAGCACATCAGCTTGAGTATACCGGCCAACCCGGCGGGATCCCGGAAAAGGGCCGATAGGCCAACCGGGTTTTGCCGCTCGTCAAGTCCGGATGACCAGGCTGAGGTACGTCGATCGGCGCGAGATTTCGACTGAATGCCTAACCTAGGATAATATGTTTTTTAAAAACAACGACTTGGAGTATAGAATATGGCTGTTCCTACCCTCAATGAACTACTGCCGGAATTCTTGTCCCAATTACAAGATGGGCAAACGTATAAGATGTCGACATTGATTCAAACGATTACCGATCATTTGCGGCTTTCGGACGATGATCGGCACATTGTCCTGAAAACAGGTGAACCTCTGATTGCGAATCGGTTATGGTGGATCAATACGCATTGTTATCACGCCAAACTCATCGAAAGGCCAAATCGTGGAGAGGTTCGCCTGACTCCAAAAGGACAGCAGGTGCTACGGGAACGGATTCCGTTGACCATGACGTGGATTCGGCAGCAACCGGAGCATATTTTGTGGCGAATGGGAACTAAAGGATCGCGTCATCAGTCAAAAGCCGATCCCGCCGAAGAATTACACAATGATAGTTCCGACAAAACACCTCTCGAAATATTAGAGTCCAGCTATCGTGAAGTTCGTAAAACATTGGCGGAAGATCTATTAGACCGCGTGCGGGCATCATCTTTCGAGGCTTTTGAACGTTTGGTCATCAAACTGTTGGTTGCAATGGGTTATGGGGGCGGATTTGAAGACGAGGCGGCACGCGTGGTTGGGCGGGTAGGCGATAATGGCATTGATGGAGTGATAAATCAGGATCCCTTGGGATTAGACGTTGTTTATGTGCAAGCCAAACGCTGGGATGACACCGTAGGCGAACCGGTCGTTCGCGATTTTGTCGGAAGTTTGGTTGGAAAGCATGCCAACAAAGGGGTCTTATTGACGACTAGCACTTTCTCCGAAAAGGCACTTCAATTTGCCGATAAGTTGGGCCAAAAAGTCATTTTGATTGATGGAGAGCGGCTCGTAGATCTCATGATTCAATATAAAGTTGGGGTGTCGGAAGTGACCCGATATGTGGTTTATCGTGTTGATGGGGATTTTTTTGACGCGTTATAGAATGCATTCAAAACAAAAAACCACCGTGAATAGGTGTACGATGGTTCTTTCTTTGGTGGTAAGTGGTGTCGGGAGGGGGACTTGAACCCC contains:
- a CDS encoding 3H domain protein (PFAM: HTH domain; 3H domain~COGs: COG1827 small molecule binding protein (contains 3H domain)~InterPro IPR005204:IPR013196:IPR004173~KEGG: aac:Aaci_2341 3H domain protein~SPTR: 3H domain protein), encoding MHERQERQARILDLLQHVPEPIRGEDLARQVGVTRQVVVHEIAILRASGTPILSTPRGYLLNPHPHSHQKAVLSVRHPPDKTATELYTLIDHGLVVKNVMVEHPLYGELSGALELRSRKDVEMFLREVDRAQATLLSSLTDGFHMHTVEYLHLTDLTQALDALKRAGIDVIR
- a CDS encoding pyridoxamine 5'-phosphate oxidase-related FMN-binding protein (PFAM: Pyridoxamine 5'-phosphate oxidase~InterPro IPR011576~KEGG: hau:Haur_0573 pyridoxamine 5'-phosphate oxidase-related FMN-binding~PFAM: Pyridoxamine 5'-phosphate oxidase-like, FMN-binding domain~SPTR: Pyridoxamine 5'-phosphate oxidase-related FMN-binding), with amino-acid sequence MAQFYPELTPQLESFISRQPVFFVATAPLSADGHINLSPKGYDSFRVITPNTVAYLDLTGSGNETSGHVTENGRITLMFCAFEGPPLILRIFGQGSVILPDHPEWVTWISRFPNWPGIRQIITVRISQVQTSCGYGVPLMTYQGPRNTLARWAEQKGPDGIRQYWIDHNLATIDQLPTPLAQHLDTLEDDADA
- a CDS encoding nicotinate-nucleotide pyrophosphorylase (carboxylating) (PFAM: Quinolinate phosphoribosyl transferase, C-terminal domain; Quinolinate phosphoribosyl transferase, N-terminal domain~TIGRFAM: nicotinate-nucleotide pyrophosphorylase~COGs: COG0157 Nicotinate-nucleotide pyrophosphorylase~InterPro IPR002638:IPR004393~KEGG: azc:AZC_2468 nicotinate-nucleotide pyrophosphorylase~PFAM: Quinolinate phosphoribosyl transferase~PRIAM: Nicotinate-nucleotide diphosphorylase (carboxylating)~SPTR: Nicotinate-nucleotide pyrophosphorylase;~TIGRFAM: Nicotinate-nucleotide pyrophosphorylase), encoding MDMPWMWERIVRWGLEEDVGHGDVTSWTIFEAEHWGRIAFMAREALVVAGLPAMPAICRVLPELTVELAVNDGQRVAPGTALAWLAGPTRTVLAAERVLVNILQKLSGIATMTRRVTERLEDLPTRVLDTRKTTPGWRDLEKYAVRQGGGVNHRAGLDGGILIKDNHIAAAGGIWPAVQKAREKVGPLVAIEVEIDRLDQLDEALSASPQAILLDNMPIPDMAEAVRIVNRRVFLEASGNIRLDNVRAIAETGVDGVSLGWLTHSSPAVDIGADWREGV
- a CDS encoding L-aspartate oxidase (PFAM: domain; FAD binding domain~COGs: COG0029 Aspartate oxidase~InterPro IPR003953~KEGG: cag:Cagg_1773 L-aspartate oxidase~PFAM: Fumarate reductase/succinate dehydrogenase flavoprotein, N-terminal~PRIAM: L-aspartate oxidase~SPTR: L-aspartate oxidase), giving the protein MTPPVLIVGAGVAGLTAALYSARQGFPVILVAAGPGETTNTYRAQGGVAVALWPDNPADHAEDTLVAARGLAHAEAVRLLTEQAAIAVREMFENAVFEGTPEHPVRGLEAGHSRPRILHAPDGYTGQAILRYLESQVAGEPRIRRVSGRVASLITRGDRVVGLQLASSEEILGHAVILATGGYAGLYPLSTNPSSARGEGLWLAYQVGATLQDLEFVQFHPTVLSEERRPPLLLTEALRGAGAWIVNQSGTRVLRDHPLGELAPRDEVARAVHQAEPAYLTLEPVGDAAYRQFPKLAHALRERGFDLVRDWLPIIPGAHFTMGGIRTDLTGWTGVPGLWAVGEVAVTGIHGANRLASNSLLEGLVFGRRAAYAVADVTPPSPHSPQTTPEAPEGFWRVTNRAQEVLARVLGVVRRESDLRLALDEPWEPGRFFSDWLVTRMLEAALARRESRGAHYREECSGPHEEFRGHFCHQQGQPMVFRRCDQESKRKECLT
- a CDS encoding quinolinate synthetase (PFAM: Quinolinate synthetase A protein~TIGRFAM: quinolinate synthetase complex, A subunit~COGs: COG0379 Quinolinate synthase~InterPro IPR003473~KEGG: aac:Aaci_2476 quinolinate synthetase complex, A subunit~PFAM: Quinolinate synthetase A~PRIAM: Quinolinate synthase~SPTR: Quinolinate synthase A;~TIGRFAM: Quinolinate synthetase A), coding for MTVKETVEAIDDLKRRQDAVIVAHNYQPGPIQDIADFVGDSLAMARWAQKIPAKTLIIAGVYFMAETAAIACPDKEVLIPNPEAGCSLAESISPEELMAWKADHPDAVVVSYVNTSAAVKALSDYCCTSSNAVAVVNAIDPEREILFLPDFFLGSHVIRQTGRHNIQLWPGECHVHATIDPDQLHDKMRRFPDAELLIHPECGCTTKALAIPPDGIRAHVLSTDGMLVHARKADGRRFVVATEIGLLHRLQKENPDKEFIAAEAEARCPFMNMITLDHIYRALSDHIYRVEIDPDIRRRAWQAIDRMLAIG
- a CDS encoding GCN5-related N-acetyltransferase (InterPro IPR000182~KEGG: det:DET1321 acetyltransferase~PFAM: GCN5-related N-acetyltransferase~SPTR: Acetyltransferase, GNAT family), with protein sequence MDQASLARRIEGSLIDGTLAIIDILNRLDPAVKRAARTIGGGVAIAGGPGSPLSFVVGLGLHRPFTEEDMDAIETFDETYDAGLTIRTTPFSQDRVERLASERGYRLEERIAVWYLSLTDWRSAWDRPDERVRPAGTDEEAMWAMVVEQGFRNRTDRLPDADLLLSRAFFRMAGGVPVIAEVEGQPAGGGMLAVSGQESALFAGSVHPAFRGRRLQPALIDWRLRLAQKQGCRWATVETVPDSISARNVEQSGFRLVYHVALWRKPSSSDSRK
- a CDS encoding major facilitator superfamily MFS_1 (PFAM: Major Facilitator Superfamily~TIGRFAM: drug resistance transporter, EmrB/QacA subfamily~COGs: COG2814 Arabinose efflux permease~InterPro IPR011701~KEGG: sti:Sthe_2544 drug resistance transporter, EmrB/QacA subfamily~PFAM: Major facilitator superfamily MFS-1~SPTR: Drug resistance transporter, EmrB/QacA subfamily) — encoded protein: MTSRAKTWIVVSIMLAMMLTALDMTIVGTAMPSIVSDLHGVSIYSWVFSAYLLTSTTPIPIYGKLADMLGRKRVFMVGTGLFMIGSALAGVSQSMPELILFRALQGLGAAGVLPVALTIVGDIFTLEQRGRVQGLFSGVWALSAVIGPLTGAAIVEHVSWRWVFYINVPLGILVMLILWLAFHEQVESHGHAIDYPGTVILTAGVTLVLLGLLDTGTTREILLGIALVTLVGFVFWEQHFSEPVLPLSIFRHRMILLGNIMNFFGGIIMFGLISYMPLFVQGVQGQSPTVSGQAITPMMIGWPLAALSIGSLIKKVGYRVLGILGGTLVMLGTAWLGLVGDRTTLVLVGSMLAIGAGLGFSLTSLLIGVQNAVPWNLRGVVTGSTQFFRNIGGAIGVAILAAVFNEGLSRAISRAPRLHGLNTASVTETLLVPRLRDRLAPTLHQLLLSTLNHGLAAVFLTIFGIGVLAFVTMLALPAKPRAWDQEAETAPTEEVG
- a CDS encoding restriction endonuclease (PFAM: Restriction endonuclease~COGs: COG1715 Restriction endonuclease~InterPro IPR007560~KEGG: bts:Btus_1743 restriction endonuclease~PFAM: Restriction endonuclease, type IV-like, Mrr~SPTR: Restriction endonuclease), which encodes MAVPTLNELLPEFLSQLQDGQTYKMSTLIQTITDHLRLSDDDRHIVLKTGEPLIANRLWWINTHCYHAKLIERPNRGEVRLTPKGQQVLRERIPLTMTWIRQQPEHILWRMGTKGSRHQSKADPAEELHNDSSDKTPLEILESSYREVRKTLAEDLLDRVRASSFEAFERLVIKLLVAMGYGGGFEDEAARVVGRVGDNGIDGVINQDPLGLDVVYVQAKRWDDTVGEPVVRDFVGSLVGKHANKGVLLTTSTFSEKALQFADKLGQKVILIDGERLVDLMIQYKVGVSEVTRYVVYRVDGDFFDAL